In Numidum massiliense, a single genomic region encodes these proteins:
- a CDS encoding sensor histidine kinase, whose translation MTILLVSVIVVLATVNIGQYRLKKRRDVELDALSAKLRRILKQESAEKLLHVTDDKQLQLLLVEINRLLDVTQQNLAQFTRTERSMKKMLANISHDLKTPLTVVLGYIEMMQHDHGMAAVERERLLDNVYNKTVEIIKLINTFFDLAKLESGDKEIPLTRVSMNECCKNNMLSFYDTLQAKGFDVAIQIPDVPVYAVANAEALNRVLHNLLSNAIQYGADGKVVGLSLTYDNTHVSVAVWDRGKGIDEREQARVFERMYTLEESRNKTFQGSGLGLTITKKLVEEMGGTITLQSEPYRQTTFTIKLNRLTY comes from the coding sequence ATGACGATTCTCCTCGTCAGTGTCATCGTTGTGCTAGCTACCGTCAATATCGGGCAATACCGGCTAAAGAAGCGGAGGGATGTAGAGCTAGATGCCTTATCCGCCAAGCTGCGACGCATATTGAAGCAAGAGTCAGCTGAGAAGTTGTTACACGTGACGGATGACAAACAACTGCAGCTTCTGTTAGTTGAGATCAACCGGTTGTTGGACGTCACCCAGCAAAACCTCGCCCAGTTCACGCGAACGGAACGTTCAATGAAAAAAATGCTAGCGAACATTTCCCACGACTTAAAAACGCCGTTGACCGTCGTATTAGGGTATATCGAAATGATGCAGCACGACCACGGGATGGCCGCTGTAGAGAGGGAAAGACTGCTCGATAACGTTTACAATAAAACAGTGGAAATTATTAAGTTGATCAATACATTTTTTGATTTAGCTAAGTTGGAGTCCGGGGATAAAGAGATCCCTTTAACGCGGGTGTCAATGAACGAATGCTGCAAAAACAATATGCTCTCATTTTACGATACGCTACAAGCGAAAGGTTTTGACGTGGCGATTCAAATTCCCGACGTCCCCGTGTACGCCGTCGCTAACGCGGAGGCGCTTAACCGCGTGTTACACAATTTATTGTCCAACGCGATTCAATACGGCGCTGACGGAAAAGTAGTCGGCCTCTCCTTGACATACGATAACACGCACGTGTCTGTCGCCGTGTGGGATCGCGGGAAGGGAATCGACGAACGCGAACAAGCGCGTGTTTTTGAGCGCATGTATACACTTGAGGAGTCTCGAAACAAAACGTTTCAAGGTAGCGGGCTCGGTTTGACGATTACGAAAAAGCTCGTTGAAGAAATGGGAGGGACGATTACCTTACAGAGTGAGCCGTATCGTCAAACGACGTTCACGATTAAGTTAAACCGGTTGACGTATTGA
- a CDS encoding response regulator transcription factor: MHHYILLVEDDPAISDMVGNHLTKEGFRVAHACDGKEALRAFARESFDLILLDLMLPKLNGMDFLKAVREKSTVPVLIVSAKDGDVEKALGLGFGADDYVTKPFSLIELTARVKAAIRRATQYTGSPKDGDKDVQHQVIHIRDIALDIENMRVKKNGEEIKLTAKEWQILKLFFTNPERVFTKEQIYRAVWQDDYYGDENIINVHMSRLREKIEDDPSSPKYIKTLWGIGYRLGEFEQ; this comes from the coding sequence ATGCATCATTACATTTTACTCGTAGAAGACGATCCAGCGATTAGTGACATGGTAGGAAACCATCTAACGAAGGAAGGATTCCGCGTCGCACACGCGTGTGACGGCAAAGAAGCATTGCGTGCGTTTGCGCGGGAGTCTTTTGATTTAATTCTGCTCGATTTGATGTTGCCGAAGCTTAACGGCATGGACTTTTTAAAAGCTGTTCGCGAAAAAAGTACCGTTCCTGTGTTGATCGTTTCTGCCAAAGACGGCGATGTGGAAAAAGCGTTAGGTCTCGGGTTTGGAGCAGACGATTACGTGACCAAACCGTTTTCCTTAATTGAGCTGACGGCGCGTGTGAAAGCAGCGATCCGCCGCGCGACACAGTATACCGGCAGCCCAAAAGACGGCGATAAGGATGTACAGCACCAGGTGATTCACATACGGGACATTGCGCTCGACATTGAAAATATGCGCGTGAAGAAAAACGGGGAAGAGATTAAGCTCACGGCAAAAGAGTGGCAAATATTGAAGTTGTTTTTTACAAATCCCGAGCGAGTGTTTACGAAAGAGCAGATTTACCGCGCGGTTTGGCAGGACGATTATTACGGCGACGAAAACATTATTAACGTCCACATGAGTCGGTTGCGCGAAAAAATAGAAGATGACCCGTCGTCGCCTAAGTATATAAAAACGTTGTGGGGGATCGGCTATCGCTTGGGGGAATTCGAACAATGA
- a CDS encoding Crp/Fnr family transcriptional regulator: MASRQQPLQLFPETIRREWLNRPQKSFAKGQMIVTPGDSSAYLYLIVAGNARLFHLHLDGKECTLDILSAGDFINWLNLFIDSEKESFCRGLTDVTVVSVPKKEIFAVIESTPPGLAMSLLKDMALRLHETTAILEQVAYGKVEERIVFLFEKLTEGRGQAGECVPLPPFLTHKDLAGMIGSTRETVTFLLNKLQQEGVVVQKDNQLLFRKGAQN; encoded by the coding sequence GTGGCATCAAGACAGCAACCGCTCCAACTGTTTCCGGAAACAATCCGGCGCGAGTGGTTGAACAGACCACAAAAAAGCTTTGCGAAAGGACAGATGATTGTCACGCCCGGTGACTCGTCCGCCTATTTGTACTTAATCGTCGCGGGGAACGCCCGCCTGTTCCATTTACACCTCGATGGCAAAGAATGCACGCTCGACATTTTGTCTGCTGGCGATTTTATTAACTGGCTCAACTTATTTATCGATAGTGAAAAAGAGTCCTTTTGTCGGGGGTTAACGGATGTTACCGTCGTTTCCGTTCCTAAAAAGGAAATATTCGCGGTAATTGAATCGACGCCGCCAGGACTAGCCATGTCGTTGCTAAAAGACATGGCGCTGCGCTTGCACGAGACGACGGCGATTTTGGAACAAGTCGCTTACGGAAAAGTAGAAGAGCGGATCGTGTTTTTGTTTGAAAAACTGACAGAAGGGCGTGGACAAGCAGGAGAATGTGTGCCTTTACCGCCATTTTTAACACATAAAGACCTCGCTGGGATGATCGGCTCAACGCGAGAGACGGTCACGTTTTTACTTAATAAGTTGCAACAAGAAGGAGTGGTTGTACAAAAGGACAACCAGCTCTTGTTTCGCAAGGGAGCGCAAAATTGA
- a CDS encoding OsmC family protein: protein MNDVNNINFTAVKQMAAAIQSNPELKMRNWQAKVTWKDGVQNDVQIREFAPFRTDEPAPLGGTDVAPNPVEYLIAAAASCFTITFEVLASEQGIRLNDVEVEIEADLNAAVFLGLESGDGGILNPVIHLKADTSASPEAVEKIARTALEKSPVLASLKMEIGLQVH from the coding sequence GTGAATGACGTGAACAACATTAACTTTACAGCAGTGAAACAAATGGCAGCAGCGATTCAGTCCAACCCCGAGTTAAAAATGCGCAACTGGCAGGCGAAAGTGACTTGGAAAGACGGCGTGCAAAACGACGTACAAATTAGGGAGTTCGCCCCTTTCCGTACGGACGAACCAGCACCGTTAGGCGGGACCGATGTGGCACCGAACCCCGTCGAATATTTAATCGCCGCAGCAGCGAGTTGCTTTACGATTACGTTCGAAGTGCTCGCTAGTGAACAAGGGATTCGATTGAATGACGTAGAAGTGGAGATTGAAGCGGATTTAAATGCGGCCGTCTTTCTCGGCTTAGAATCAGGGGATGGCGGAATTTTAAATCCCGTCATTCATTTGAAGGCTGACACTTCCGCGTCGCCTGAAGCAGTAGAAAAAATTGCTCGTACAGCATTGGAAAAATCGCCGGTGCTGGCTAGTTTGAAAATGGAAATCGGTTTACAAGTTCATTAA